One genomic region from Candidatus Coatesbacteria bacterium encodes:
- a CDS encoding carbonic anhydrase: MTTTALSPGEALFKLKEGHARSLSGERRYGSGTGPERLVELTQGQSPYATILTCADSRVPPEHIFDAGLGDLFVCRNAGNLLDSVTLGSIEYAAAHTGCPLLVVLGHTNCGALGAAVAAYRSPGSSESPSVDSIIHKLLPAVIATRPGDDNVNNWIDAAAMWNVKHSAFYATRRSAILHKLHKEGRFSVIGAFYNLATGQVDFLNNGD, translated from the coding sequence ATGACCACCACTGCTCTTAGTCCCGGCGAGGCCCTGTTCAAGCTCAAGGAAGGCCACGCACGCAGCCTGTCCGGCGAGCGCCGCTACGGCTCGGGCACGGGTCCCGAGCGCCTGGTCGAACTGACCCAGGGCCAGAGTCCCTACGCCACCATCCTGACCTGCGCCGACAGCCGCGTGCCGCCGGAACACATCTTCGACGCCGGCCTGGGCGACCTCTTTGTCTGCCGCAACGCCGGCAACCTGCTCGATTCGGTAACCCTGGGCTCGATCGAATACGCCGCCGCCCACACCGGCTGCCCCCTGCTCGTCGTACTGGGGCACACCAACTGCGGCGCCCTGGGTGCCGCCGTGGCGGCCTACCGCAGCCCCGGTTCCAGCGAATCGCCCTCCGTGGATTCGATCATCCATAAGCTGCTGCCCGCCGTGATCGCCACCCGACCCGGCGACGACAACGTCAATAACTGGATCGACGCCGCCGCGATGTGGAACGTCAAGCACAGCGCCTTCTACGCCACCCGCCGCAGCGCCATCCTGCACAAGCTGCACAAGGAGGGACGCTTCAGCGTGATCGGCGCATTCTACAACCTGGCCACGGGCCAGGTGGACTTCCTCAACAACGGCGACTAG